A single region of the Corallococcus macrosporus genome encodes:
- a CDS encoding AgmX/PglI C-terminal domain-containing protein, whose translation MLAGQELAVDSDGQWLFRQGDLVLGPITASQVVEKLYTGELTPDSPVAPAGEREFRTLRDTAAFQVHIARFEAQGRVAQTMLVEQARNQKRVKVLAGVAAGVALLLGVTGWYLARNAAVYGLFGATDEGDGITMDPPTIRLAQARGDDEDLFAYPTNDPRRPDRPAGQGSASPKTAGSGAVASAASANRPPRTGSVSTDPDGLEMAQQFDQGAINRVVAGNQSKLFRCFKEEAERTPGLAAKIPMEFVIGNDGRVNKLWVDNPQFKQGPLYECLFAELKKWPFKAYDGERATVGLSFNIGKRG comes from the coding sequence ATGCTGGCCGGACAAGAACTCGCGGTGGACAGTGATGGGCAGTGGCTTTTCCGACAGGGAGACCTGGTGCTGGGGCCCATCACCGCATCCCAGGTGGTGGAGAAGCTCTACACGGGGGAACTGACCCCGGACAGCCCGGTGGCGCCGGCGGGTGAGCGGGAGTTCCGGACGCTCCGGGACACCGCCGCCTTCCAGGTGCACATCGCGCGCTTCGAGGCGCAGGGCCGCGTCGCCCAGACGATGCTCGTGGAGCAGGCCCGCAACCAGAAGCGCGTGAAGGTGCTCGCGGGCGTCGCCGCGGGCGTGGCGCTCCTGTTGGGCGTCACCGGCTGGTACCTGGCGCGCAACGCCGCCGTCTACGGCCTGTTCGGCGCGACGGACGAGGGCGACGGCATCACCATGGATCCGCCCACCATCCGCCTGGCCCAGGCCCGGGGGGATGACGAGGACCTCTTCGCCTACCCGACCAACGACCCGCGCCGCCCGGATCGCCCCGCGGGGCAGGGCAGTGCCTCCCCCAAGACAGCGGGCAGTGGCGCGGTGGCCAGCGCCGCTTCCGCCAACCGGCCGCCCCGGACGGGCAGCGTCTCCACGGATCCGGACGGCCTGGAGATGGCCCAGCAGTTCGACCAGGGCGCCATCAACCGCGTCGTCGCCGGCAACCAGTCCAAGCTCTTCCGCTGCTTCAAGGAAGAGGCCGAGCGCACGCCGGGCCTGGCCGCGAAGATTCCGATGGAGTTCGTCATCGGGAACGACGGCCGCGTGAACAAGCTCTGGGTGGACAACCCCCAGTTCAAGCAGGGCCCGCTCTACGAGTGCCTCTTCGCGGAGCTGAAGAAGTGGCCCTTCAAGGCCTACGACGGCGAGCGCGCCACCGTGGGACTTTCGTTCAATATCGGCAAGCGGGGGTAG
- a CDS encoding tRNA pseudouridine(38-40) synthase TruA: MAKPSLKRIPAVLWTWYRGGNFRGFQRQVEGPTVQDALEDALEQAGSPATVMPSGRTDRGVHARMQVISLRLNEDVPLDSLPARLQPHLSPDVGLCIAKRPPGAFHAQWSASGKEYRYHLTLGGPPTEAWRPYALDVAADGTLQAGHRVTPERLEALLARAVGTRDFTAFHERSSPQKPRTLASATLRELGGGLFEARLEGDGFARYQVRYLVGSALKVAAGLLSEEQWHAALDAGSALAGFKAPAHGLVLWEVRYPSAVDPFGPGERLHPPGLPDAPPFTGAPPG, translated from the coding sequence GTGGCAAAGCCCTCGCTCAAACGAATTCCCGCCGTACTGTGGACTTGGTATCGCGGTGGAAACTTCCGCGGCTTCCAGCGCCAGGTGGAAGGCCCCACGGTCCAGGACGCGCTCGAAGACGCCCTGGAGCAGGCAGGCTCACCGGCGACGGTGATGCCGTCCGGGCGCACCGACCGGGGCGTGCACGCGCGGATGCAGGTCATCAGCCTGCGCCTCAATGAGGACGTGCCCCTGGACTCGCTGCCCGCGAGGCTCCAGCCGCACCTCTCCCCGGACGTGGGGCTGTGCATCGCGAAGCGGCCGCCGGGCGCCTTCCACGCCCAGTGGAGCGCGAGCGGCAAGGAGTACCGCTATCACCTGACGCTGGGTGGACCGCCGACGGAAGCGTGGCGGCCGTACGCGCTGGACGTGGCGGCGGACGGGACGCTCCAGGCCGGTCACCGGGTGACGCCGGAGCGGCTGGAGGCGCTGCTCGCCCGCGCCGTGGGCACGCGGGACTTCACCGCGTTCCACGAGCGTTCCAGTCCCCAGAAGCCGCGCACGCTCGCGTCCGCCACCCTGCGGGAGCTGGGCGGAGGGCTCTTCGAGGCGCGGCTGGAGGGAGATGGCTTCGCGCGCTACCAGGTGCGGTACCTGGTGGGCAGTGCGCTGAAGGTCGCCGCGGGGCTCCTGTCCGAGGAGCAGTGGCACGCGGCGCTGGATGCGGGGAGCGCCCTGGCCGGCTTCAAGGCCCCGGCGCATGGGCTGGTGCTGTGGGAGGTCCGCTATCCTTCCGCGGTGGACCCCTTCGGGCCCGGCGAGCGCCTCCACCCGCCCGGTCTGCCCGACGCGCCACCCTTCACGGGAGCGCCGCCGGGCTGA
- a CDS encoding ribbon-helix-helix domain-containing protein, with protein MDMNPRLTSVVFRLNREKLDALKELSRTTRIRQSEYLREAISDLLAKYEARFVD; from the coding sequence TTGGACATGAATCCCCGCCTCACCTCGGTCGTGTTTCGTCTCAATCGCGAGAAGCTGGATGCCCTGAAGGAGCTGTCGCGCACCACGCGCATCCGTCAGAGCGAGTACCTCCGGGAGGCCATCTCGGATCTGCTGGCGAAGTACGAAGCGCGCTTCGTGGACTGA
- the larE gene encoding ATP-dependent sacrificial sulfur transferase LarE — translation MLSPERIEALCEASRPKLEAMREALRAHGSALVAFSGGVDSTFVLAIAAEVLGERALALTALSASVAPEEEREARELADRLGARHVVVSSNELANPNYAANPTNRCYFCKTELYDLCEAKRAELGLAVVLDGFNADDFKDHRPGHKAAKEHQVSSPLAQAGLTKDEIRAWSRKLGLPTWDKPQMACLASRIPYGTSVTRDRLLQIAAAESELRALEFKQFRVRYHQDVARIELASEEYPRFFEAGIRERINGAFKSLGFKFVALDLEPFRSGRLNEAAGITPAAGAGQGKGPAEGFKLPVVG, via the coding sequence ATGCTGAGCCCCGAGCGGATTGAAGCCCTGTGTGAAGCGTCCCGCCCCAAGCTGGAGGCGATGCGCGAAGCCCTGCGCGCCCACGGCAGTGCGCTGGTGGCGTTCTCCGGCGGCGTGGACTCCACTTTCGTCCTCGCCATCGCTGCGGAGGTGCTGGGCGAGCGCGCCCTGGCGCTCACCGCGCTGTCGGCCTCCGTGGCCCCGGAGGAGGAGCGCGAGGCCCGTGAGCTGGCGGACCGCCTGGGCGCCCGCCACGTCGTCGTCTCCAGCAACGAGCTGGCGAACCCCAACTACGCCGCCAACCCCACCAACCGCTGCTACTTCTGCAAGACGGAGCTGTACGACCTCTGCGAGGCGAAGCGCGCGGAGCTGGGGCTCGCCGTGGTGCTGGACGGCTTCAACGCGGACGACTTCAAGGATCACCGCCCCGGCCACAAGGCCGCGAAGGAGCACCAGGTGTCGTCCCCCCTGGCCCAGGCGGGGCTCACCAAGGATGAGATCCGCGCGTGGAGCCGCAAGCTGGGGCTGCCCACCTGGGACAAGCCGCAGATGGCGTGCCTGGCGTCGCGCATCCCCTACGGCACGTCCGTGACGCGCGACCGGCTGCTGCAGATCGCCGCCGCGGAGTCGGAGCTGCGCGCCCTGGAGTTCAAGCAGTTCCGCGTGCGCTACCACCAGGACGTGGCGCGCATCGAGCTGGCCAGCGAGGAGTACCCGCGCTTCTTCGAGGCCGGCATCCGCGAGCGGATCAACGGCGCCTTCAAGTCCCTGGGCTTCAAGTTCGTGGCCCTGGACCTGGAGCCCTTCCGCTCGGGCCGCCTCAACGAGGCCGCCGGCATCACCCCCGCGGCCGGGGCAGGGCAGGGGAAGGGACCCGCCGAGGGCTTCAAGCTCCCGGTGGTGGGGTGA
- the cysC gene encoding adenylyl-sulfate kinase, which translates to MAPNTGFTLWLTGMSGTGKSTTAAYIAARLRQVGRNVEVLDEGELQNDLWAGIGDTKDERNMVVRRLGFVAGLLARNGTAVLVPCVSPYKSSREEVRRSVGKYVEVYVDCPTEKLIERDTTGKYKKALNGEIPNFIGITEPYEPPTSPEVTIYSDTESVEDGGTKIFQALLDLGLMTTDELKIITGKKMKANPLPAKKARRDEEEAPARVAAVKAAKTPKADKGSKGAKARPATRAARVGKPAPAAAKKKAVKGKAR; encoded by the coding sequence GGCCCCCAACACTGGTTTCACCCTCTGGCTGACCGGCATGTCCGGGACCGGGAAGAGCACGACGGCCGCCTACATCGCGGCGCGCCTCCGGCAGGTCGGACGCAACGTGGAGGTCCTCGATGAGGGTGAACTCCAGAACGACCTGTGGGCCGGCATCGGCGACACCAAGGACGAGCGCAACATGGTGGTGCGCCGCCTGGGCTTCGTCGCCGGCCTCCTGGCCCGCAACGGCACGGCGGTGCTCGTCCCCTGCGTGAGCCCCTACAAGTCGAGCCGTGAGGAAGTGCGCCGCTCGGTGGGCAAGTACGTGGAGGTCTACGTCGACTGCCCCACGGAGAAGCTCATCGAGCGCGACACCACGGGCAAGTACAAGAAGGCGCTCAACGGCGAGATCCCGAACTTCATCGGCATCACGGAGCCCTACGAGCCGCCCACCTCTCCCGAGGTGACCATCTACTCCGACACGGAGTCGGTGGAGGACGGCGGCACGAAGATCTTCCAGGCGCTGCTGGACCTGGGCCTGATGACGACGGACGAGCTGAAGATCATCACCGGCAAGAAGATGAAGGCCAACCCGCTGCCGGCCAAGAAGGCCCGCCGCGACGAGGAGGAGGCCCCCGCCCGGGTCGCCGCCGTGAAGGCCGCGAAGACGCCCAAGGCGGACAAGGGCTCCAAGGGCGCCAAGGCGCGTCCGGCCACCCGCGCCGCCCGCGTGGGCAAGCCGGCCCCCGCCGCCGCGAAGAAGAAGGCCGTGAAGGGCAAGGCCCGCTAG